The DNA segment TAAGGGTATACGATCAAATTTTCGCACTATACGCAGGCCCCAATATTAATTAACCTCACCTTATTATGCTCTAGGATGCTAGTGCCTGGTACTGCCATTGTGCTTTGGTTCAAAAAGTTGATCGCTGCATATAACAGTATAAGAAGCATGAAGTAAATTCAGGCGATATTTCATACCGCCAGCTTAAAGAAAAGCATGCACGGACTATATTCATGTAGGCAATATAAAGGACCTGCAGTTACACATTTCTTGACACAGCATCTGTTTCCAATTTTACATCCCTCATACTGCCAATTTTGCCAAACCAGATCACCCTTTTCATCCGACTCATCTCCTTAATCAACAGCCACCCGACAAATCACGAGGCGCAAAGTTGGACTCGGTTGTTGGTACACAGAAAGCAGGGCATATATCAAATTGAACTAGAAAACAATTAAGCGCGGGAGCCAGATAAATACAAGTTGATGATGTTGAATCTGAATTCTGGAGATGAGCCAGGAGGTAAATACTCCTCTAGAAGAACGTCCCTTCTGGAGGTTGCACCAACTTGCGATTCTGCGGGGTTGCCATCTCCTTCTTGAGCTGGGTAAGGATAGTCTCCATGGTGTACTCGCGCTGCCAGTTTGCTAGAACACCAAACTTCCTCGAGTCAACCTATAGGATCACAGCACCAAATGAATATCAATCAGAGGGAGTAGCCtgcacaaaataaataaacttggCATCTACATTTGGGAGGAGAATACCGCTCCAGTCTCATGATTAACACACGACATATTGATTCTTGAATGAAACCGGACAGATGGTGGCTTCTCTGGGTAGTCCTTGTCACAGAACAGCTTCAGCTGGTAGATGCGACCTTCATGGACACTCTGCCAGATTGAGGAAGAAACAGATACTTAGTAAAAgttaataatattttatataagcAGTACAAGAGGAGCTAGGTGGACTCTCAAACTGTCAAACATGAGAAAGCATCTAGAGCTAATATATGTAAGTTTTAGCTTGTAGTAGTGATTCTCCTGCCTTTATGGTCAACATAAGGAAGTTGAAAAGCTCAAGTGTGCCTCTTCCCAGAAATATAATTCCATAACCTTGTCACACATATCTTAATGCCATTCAAATAGCCTTTTTCCACTAATAAAGACATCTTCTCCACTAATAAAAACCCAAGATGAAGCACAGTACGACGGTAAAGATATAAAGCCACAGGAGAAGATTTTCCATATGAGTAATATGATATATTGTGAGTGTATCAGGATAGAGTCCATAATCTCACATTATGTGGACCAATGATGGTGCCAGTCCAAGACCGCATGTAGATGTCATCTGCATCATCCATTCCATAGCTCACGGTTCCATCTCCAATGCCCTTTTCACCACGTTCAAGCTCTTCTAGCAACCTGAAGTTTCGCGGAACTGCAGGCATTTTACATATTAGTCAACTCCTCAGGATATAATGCAGTTACCCTCTTAAATCTACTTATATAGAAATTGCATAATGGTGATATCATTGCACAGAACAAAAGAAGACAAAATCAACCTAGAAACAGCATGAGAAGTTTTCATACCCATGCATCAAGTACTGAATTACAGAGCAAAGACGGCTACAACCGAGATAAATAAAATGGCAATATCGATTCCCAGTTTCAGAATTTAGTGGATTTGTAGATGATTACTattttctgaagaaaaaaaaagaataacacCAATGTATCATTCTCCCGAATGAGGGACAAGAGCACTGCAGCTCAGCTGTTGTTTTCTTGTgaagcaaaaaacaaaattgaataTATCTGCCATTGGCATGGGGGGTTAACaacaatgcaaaaaaaaaataaaatgtattggtctgtttgcaagacgaTGAAGAATCTTGTGACTCGAATACCATACACCCAGAACAGATATGTCGGCATTTGTTAAACGCAAGTCATTGTTTTATCTAGTGCACAGACACTCAGAGTGCAGTGGCTGGCAATCATGGTTTTGACTTCTCAGATTGAAGCCTGAACTTTGACTTGAGATTGATTATACAATGTATTATCTCAAAACAGAATAGTAGACAGAAATAGTGTAACTTCACACACAAAGTTCATCAGTGGAACATAATGAACAAATAACATGATCTTTGGCAAGTAGTCTGAATCACAAGGCCGCCGAGGTGAAACAATTTCAGTACAATTGTTTGAATGGTGCAAAGTTCCAACTTGTGATTAGAACACAAAAAAGGCATTACGTTCAAACCTCCAAACCGGAGACGCTAAAAGCTATTTAATTCCATCTAGGAAAGAAAATATTAAGAGAAGACCGAACTTAACACTGCAAGAAAAACGCAATATAGCATTCAATACCCAGGTTTTTATAAAGCACACAACCTGCATGCCCACACGAAAAAACAGATCCAGCAAAAAGAAACCAACGCAGTCTCATCCAGCCGCGACGAGGCCTATACAACAGCTATCTAAGGAAACCATGATCAGAAGAGCATATCTATCTTCATTAAAAACATTTCCACTTAAAGTCAAGTGATACAACTAATAATCCCGCTGATAATTATGCCTCATAGTCCACTTAGAGCTAATGGTCCCAGGCACTTCTCAGCTCTCCCCTTGTAACACCCAAGCAGCTAAAGGACCACTTGTTAGCAAAGGGAGCAATTTCATCCTCTCAGGATACCACAAATTTACTGCCAAAGCCAAACCATCATCAACATGCCGTAAATAAATTCGCAAACCGAGCAAACCAGGCCATCTAGAGAGATCCCATGACCGCTGCACGCATGCAAACCAAGCTAAATCACCAGATGGATGGAACCCATATGGTACAAAAACTGCAGATCGCTAATTCCAACAAACAAACCAACGCGTCGGCGTCTCGCCTGATCACCAACCACATCGAGCACAGCACAGCCATGGCGGGACACAGCGCCAAAGTTACGAGGCGCGGAACGGAGCGAAACCCGCGTggattctcctcctccgcctcctccgatCCGAAGGCCCTAGGCACTCGCGAGAAAAGGGGGGGAAGGGAAGAAGGGAAGGGGGGATTCGATCGATCGCTCACCGACGACGCTCGATCCGGCGCCGGAGCTCCCCAGCGTCATCGCCGATCGATGGGTGGatcgccggagaggaggaggagggtttgGGGATTGGCGAGGGGACGGGGGGAAAGGCAGGCGAAGTCGGAGGAGGATTCCTTGCGGCCGTGGCCTCAACTGCGGTTAAATCGGACACTATATACGGATGAAATAATGTcgatattatatttgttttcatattccTTTTTAAAATATTGTATTACAGTTTCGACCCATTTTTATTGCCAAAGTTTTTACTTTGAGCCACCGttaaatcaactttttttttattttggattggGTAACTTGTGGTTATTTTTTCGGTTTGAATCACCCAACTCTCTTTATTATTCATGTTTACCCTTCATTTTGGTGATTTTAGTGAATATATGGCTTTGCACATAGATGGAGAAGTTTAACGGTGTACCAAAACCGATTTAATTAGGGTTGTTGATGGGTGCTAAAGAAGTTATTTGGGATAGTCTAAACTGGAAAAAAAACCGAGACAAAATTATgcagtccaaagtgaaaagattggtTTAAAGGTGATTTAAAGTGAAACTTTAACAATAAAATATGTTCTAAGCTATAATTCGCTCTATTGTTTATATGGGTAAATAAGTATATTCAATATGAAAccaatataaattaattttaacatAGAGATGAATTGAATAAGCCTAAATGGGCACCGCTCAAGCGTGACAAGAGGCACAACCCATCACACGTGGATCTAGCCATTcacttttctaaaataaaaaaaagacttcATATATGTAAACTTCGTACATAAACTTTAAATCCGAATCGACATATATATTAGCTTGTTTTTGTACAAACTTTTAGAACTCTAGGTATATAAAGCtttggtgtatttttttttaaaaaaaaggaaagatgcaaatgtaaaaaagaaaaaaaaatgtaggtgTTTGCGCGAGTATACCATGTGCGAACATTTGGTAGGTAGTAGCATTTTCACATCGAAATCGCTCACTGCGACAAACACTATCACGATTAACACATAATTAGCTCATTTAATGGATCAAACTATGTTCATTGAGTCCAACAATACAATATGACCTGTATAAATGCATGTTGTTTTATACTCTAATTAGTAAATATGCTTATAGCACTGAGTAATGTTGGACCGTTGGCAAGCCAGACTATAATTAAAGGACCGAAGAAGTAGACTGGACGCACAGACTTAAGAGGGCATAAATGATGTATAGTTGTTTGGCAGGGATTCGCCTAGCAACAATTCCTaaatatatgtaaatatttttttatctatttatgACTTATACATCGTACTTAAATTTGTAGTCGGGAAACATTATTCATATTCAAATTTGTATTCACACTATTTGAAGATTGTTCACTTCAATTGTATCTATATTCATTTATGTCTAAGAGTGGACAAAACCTATCCGCTCTATATAAGATCCCGACAAATCGCGgaaaaattcaaacaatttttaccataaaaaattgaaatttggTTGAACTTAGCCGGTTTATTTCACATATTGCAACAAATCTATGTATATGTCCGATAACCGTCGGTTATCGTCGATAGTGAAAGTTTCAAATGTATcatctccgtttcataatacatgtatatattcacgtatttttttaaaaaaactagaaaggtagcccacGCACATGCGCGGGCACATTGCCGACACCTTGTTTAATGTTGCTTGAATTTTTATGAATAATATTAACATGTGGGTCattttttggtaatatttttttattatattctaaATCTGTTTTTGTCCATGATTTGTTTAGGATTGCTTTGAATGCTGGTCATGATTTTCTTCTAACTACCATATGAACATATAAATTCTACactaaaattatttgaattcgTAAAATGTTGAGTTTATGAGAAAATATCGTATCGTGGAAATGGAGTTGATTCACATGGACCTATCATTTGTACTATACATGTTTTTAATATTTAGTATAACTTATTTTTGGAGTTTCTAAACTTTAAGTAATAGCTTTTCTTGTGTACTATAGATATCTTTATTGAATTTAGGATATTTTAATGGAAGAAACGTTCAATTAAGATATATGGTAAGAGGAAAATTGTATCCAATTATGACAAATTTATATTTACTTCTACTACCTCCTTTTTTCATATGCTTACTATGTTCTtggaaaaatgaatttaaaattgaaataagagagtaattatataaataaaattagtATGTGTAGagtatttataaataaaattgttgATGACATTTGTTGAAATTGGGCATTGGTCAATAGCATTTTTGGATTTTGTCATCCTATTTGGTTGTAAATATTTGTCAACTGATAACAGATATATAATGATATACTTTCTACTGTCATTTGTTATATAATTTTCATGTATGTTTGGATTACATGAAAAGAATCAAAATGTgacctaaaatataattttattttataagttGAAATATATTCAAAACAGAtagtaaaatataatttaatggTAAATAATATGATGGTCTAAACTTCATTTTCAATTGTAGAGCAAatttagttatgcatgtttgtaaaagtgatatatgataaaataatatatgtcgCCATTTGTTTGTCATATATGATGAAAAGGGTCAATATACGACCCAaaaaacatttatttatttattataatttaaaatatgtcAGCACCAGTTTAATCCTGTCTCAACTATTACATTATATGTATGTAAAAATTGTATGcgtaattttgaatttatagTTGTTTAGAATTTATTATGATAAATAACAAATATTATCTCAACTACTataaaatagattaaaaaaGATTAAAGGAAAAGGAAGAGAAGGTGAGGAGGGTCGGTTGCGTGCATGCAGTATGAGGATATTTTATAAGGGTTAATgggatccatgccactacaaatatgccattttagaaaaataacatTACTATTCACGATATTGGCTACGTACCACTGGAATTTGagaaaattagaaccatgtcATTCCATCACGTTATCTGTCAAAAATCTCCGTTAGCCCCAACTGCACGTGGGACCTAAGTGTCTGTTTCATGTTCACCTCCCTCCCATCTTttctctttcctcttcctctctctccaccactgTCGTCGACCACCACTGTCGTCGACCACCactgtcgctgccgccgtcatCGACCACCTCCGTGAAGGCCTCGGGAGCCACAGCCATCGCTGATATCATCGGCCCTATCCACGGCGGGAGGCTTGGGAgccattgccgccgctgccatctgTAGCAGGAGGCTCAGGAGCAGCCGTCCTCAACACCATCCATGCGGGAGGGCTCGGAACATGCAGCCGCCGCTATCCTTGACGCCATCCGCGTGGGAGGGCTcgggagccgccaccgccgtctctGTCCTCGATCGCATCCACGATGGGAGGTCTTGGGTGCCGTCGCTGCCACCATCCTTGACGCCATCCGCAatatcgtgaatagtagtggcatttttctaaaatggcatatttgtagtggcacaaaatataagtgattttggttGAATGGGATATCCtattactacgaatctaaatCCATGTCCATGCATCcaacaaaaatatcttatattttgggacgggggaatatgtattttctaattaagttcttattattttaatcttattaattAGTTTTATGTGTTTTATATTGTCTAGTGTAAACTACGTGTTGTTAATCACATGGTTTAAAAATCTATGTGTTTTTCCATTCAAAATGTGTGTTGAGTGGCCAATAGCTGGTCCAAAGCAATGTATTTCTTTTACTTGTTAAATACAGTTAATTTGGGATTTGAATTATAAGTTTTGTTATAAATGATCTAATAGTATacatggataaaaaaaattagctatatatatgatgTAGATGTTATAGTTGTTCAAGAAAAAATTTACAACAAAATATGTTTCAATCTAATAAGGcatgaaaatagaaaagagGAGATGCACCGGCCGGTTATGGGTGTACGTATGTGCAGTTTGCAGCACATGTACATGTACAGGggccttttcttttattattaaagTAAATGCAATGAAGGAAAATAGTGGGTACtttgttaaataaaaaaattggtggGTCCACCTTATTTAAAAGTGCCACGTGTCGAAtcaagagcgtttgtagaaagatatgtggcggcttaggagtgtttatatgaaatttaatggacttttagtatataatagatgtaTGTGGACAATTTTtccatacaaatatattttagaaaacaaaCAAATGCCTTTACATTGTGTGAAAtggcctgtagcctagtggttacaagaacctcagtagcacctgaggtcttGGATTcgctgtggtgacttcgtcaatctctccaggatttaCCGATCCAGTCTTCAAAAATGCTCATATGGATAAGGTTTGTGTGCATGTGTTCATaggtaattctaaaaaaaaagccttTACATTTTAGAATACTGTCATACAGCAACAGAGCGAGAAAAAACCGGGTCACTTGCACACCTTTCAGGCCGAGCCCGATCGAGACACCGGAGTGTCTGCAAATGCGTCTCCGAATACGAATACGATTACGAAATACGACGAAATGGACTCGGAATACCTTCTCCGAGACAGACTTGTACACGCACACAGGTAGTGCAAGTCGAAGTAGACGAAGTGACCGTATCGCTATAAATTCAACGCTCTTCCGCGCCTCGTCTCCTCAACACAAAACCAACCACGTCCTACGAATTCGATCGCTTCACACCAAGAAAACCTCGCTAGCTAGCTTGTAGCTCGCCatgccgggcggcggcgcgatggtggcggcgagcggcgccggccggcctgaGTACCCGGGCGGGCTCACCATGTTCGTGTCCATGGCGTGCCTCgtggcggccaccggcggcctCATCTTCGGCTACGACATCGGCGTCTCCGGCGGCGTCACCTCCATGGACCCGTTCCTCAGCAGGTTCTTCCCGTCGGTGTACCGCGcgcagtcggcggcggctgcggcggccggcgggaacCAGTACTGCAGGTTCGACAGCCAGCTGCTGACCATGTTCACCTCGTCGCTCtacctcgccgcgctcgcctcgtcGCTCGGCGCCGCCACGGTGACGCGCGTGGCGGGGCGCAAGTGGTCCATGTTCGCCGGCGGGCTAGTGTTCCTCGCCGGGTGCGCGCtcaacggcgcggcggcgaacgTGGCGATGCTCATCGTCGGCCGCGTCCTGCTCGGCGTCGGCATCGGGTTCGCCAACCAGAGCGTGCCGGTGTACCTGTCggagatggcgccggcgaggatgcGCGGGATGCTCAACAACGGGTTCCAGATGATGATCACCACCGGCGTGCTCGCCGCCAACCTCATCAACTACGGCACCGCCAGGATCGCCGGCGGGTGGGGGTGGCGCCTCAGCCTGGCGCTCGCGGCGGTCCCGGCCGCCGTCATGACCGCCGGCGCGCTGTTCCTCCCGGAGACGCCCAACTCCCTCCTGGagcgcgggaggcgcggcgagGCCAGGCGGATGCTCCAGCGCGTGCGCGGCGAGGGCGTGGACGTGGAGGACGAGTACAACGacctggtcgccgccggcgaggcgtccCACGCCGTGGCGAGCCCGTGGCGCGACATCCTGCGCCGCCGCAACCGGCCGCCGCtggtgatggcggtggcgaTCCCGCTGTTCCAGCAGCTGACCGGCATCAACGTGATCATGTTCTACGCGCCGGTGCTGTTCAGGACGCTggggttcggcggcggcgcgtcgctgATGTCGGCGGTGATCACCGGCGGCGTGAACATGGCGGCGACGCTGGTGTCCGTGCTCGCCGTGGACCGGGTGGGGCGGCGGGCGCTGTTCCTGGAGGGCGGCGCGCAGATGGTAGCGAGccaggcggcggtgggggcgctGATCGGGGCGAGGCTGGGGTggtcggggacggcggcgatccCGGCGGGGTACGCGGCGGCTGTGGTGGCGGCCATGTGCGTGTACGTGGCGGCGTTCGCGTGGTCATGGGGGCCATTGGCGTGGCTGGTGCCGAGCGAGGTGATGCCGCTGGAGGTGAGGCCGGCGGGGCAGAGCATCACGGTGGCGGTGAACATGGCCATGACGTTCGCCGTCGCGCAGGCCTTCCTGCCGCTGCTCTGCCGCCTCAGGTTCGtgctcttcgtcttcttcgcCGGGTGGGTCGCCGCCATGACCGCCTTCGTCGCGCTCTTCGTGCCGGAGACCAAGGGCGTCCCCATCGAGGACATGGCCGCCGTCTGGAGCGACCACTGGTACTGGAAGCGcttcgtcgacggcgacggcgacggcgcacgaCGCCGGGGAGACATTGAGATGGGACACAAGTAGTAGTAGAATTTACTCACTGCACCGTACTACActtcatgtttttcttttgttgttatTCAGCTATTATTAGATGCGGATTTTCTTTAATTACTACTAAATTTCAATGAGTGAAGATGTTGTAACAAGGATTACATATTTGTGTTGAGTTGAGTATGCCAAGTACATATGAAGTTATGGGATCATAAACGAGTTAACACGTttaaactttaaccattaatatCTCTTGGAATAATTTTGATTTAAGTTTTTGAAAACAATAAGACCGAAAGAAACCACCACCGAAATAGAACCTTTACGAcactctttttccttctcttgttTGTCATTAACATACACTAACATTTTAACTGGATCTCAAGATGCGTGCAATGATAAGAAGTGTATGATTTCAACTCCAATATCTCGTGTTAAATCTCCAACACGCTcataattttccttttttaattacACGGCAGACGCATACGCACACACACCACTACATACGTAACACCACACTCATACCCCTACAAATGTATATCCAATACATGCTCTAAGAGACGGAAACTATCAGCACATTCCTAATCTCACTA comes from the Oryza glaberrima chromosome 9, OglaRS2, whole genome shotgun sequence genome and includes:
- the LOC127785058 gene encoding sugar transport protein MST6-like; translated protein: MPGGGAMVAASGAGRPEYPGGLTMFVSMACLVAATGGLIFGYDIGVSGGVTSMDPFLSRFFPSVYRAQSAAAAAAGGNQYCRFDSQLLTMFTSSLYLAALASSLGAATVTRVAGRKWSMFAGGLVFLAGCALNGAAANVAMLIVGRVLLGVGIGFANQSVPVYLSEMAPARMRGMLNNGFQMMITTGVLAANLINYGTARIAGGWGWRLSLALAAVPAAVMTAGALFLPETPNSLLERGRRGEARRMLQRVRGEGVDVEDEYNDLVAAGEASHAVASPWRDILRRRNRPPLVMAVAIPLFQQLTGINVIMFYAPVLFRTLGFGGGASLMSAVITGGVNMAATLVSVLAVDRVGRRALFLEGGAQMVASQAAVGALIGARLGWSGTAAIPAGYAAAVVAAMCVYVAAFAWSWGPLAWLVPSEVMPLEVRPAGQSITVAVNMAMTFAVAQAFLPLLCRLRFVLFVFFAGWVAAMTAFVALFVPETKGVPIEDMAAVWSDHWYWKRFVDGDGDGARRRGDIEMGHK
- the LOC127784463 gene encoding ubiquitin-conjugating enzyme E2 variant 1C produces the protein MTLGSSGAGSSVVVPRNFRLLEELERGEKGIGDGTVSYGMDDADDIYMRSWTGTIIGPHNSVHEGRIYQLKLFCDKDYPEKPPSVRFHSRINMSCVNHETGAVDSRKFGVLANWQREYTMETILTQLKKEMATPQNRKLVQPPEGTFF